One segment of Panicum virgatum strain AP13 chromosome 1K, P.virgatum_v5, whole genome shotgun sequence DNA contains the following:
- the LOC120703874 gene encoding dehydrin DHN1-like: MEYGQQGQHGHGTTGRVDQYGNPVGGVGHGTGTGTGGMGQLGEHGGAGMSGGQFQPAREEHKTGGVLHRSGSSSSSSSEDDGMGGRRKKGIKEKIKEKLPGGHKDDQHTTATGGAYGQQGHTGMTGTGTGGAAYTEGTGEKKGIMDKIKEKLPGQH, translated from the exons ATGGAGTACGGCCAGCAGGGGCAGCACGGCCACGGAACCACTGGTCGCGTCGACCAGTACGGCAACCCGGTGGGCGGCGTTGGGCACGGCACCGGGACCGGGACCGGCGGCATGGGCCAGCTgggggagcacggcggcgccggcatgaGTGGCGGCCAGTTCCAGCCTGCGAGGGAGGAGCACAAGACCGGCGGCGTCCTGCACCGCTCcggcagctccagctccagctcg TCCGAGGACGACGGCatgggcgggaggaggaagaagggcattaaggagaagatcaaggagaaaTTGCCCGGAGGCCACAAGGACGACCAGCACACCACGGCCACCGGCGGTGCCTACGGGCAGCAGGGACACACCGGCATGACTGGCACGGGAACCGGCGGCGCCGCCTACACCGAGGGCACCGGCGAGAAGAAGGGCATCATGGACAAGATCAAGGAGAAGCTGCCCGGACAGCACTAA